GCGCCAGATACGGCTGGATCAACGTGGGCTGCGATATGCTCAAGTGCTCCAGCTGCCAGGCTTTCCTTTGTGCATCACTACAACCAACTTTAGACCTGGAAAAATGTAAGCAAAAAGTTTAAGAACAAGACAGAAATAGACAATGGCAGAGCCAGAAAACACTCTGTTTTAGCAAGGTCAGGCTGACGTTGCCAGTCTGCCAAGCAAATTTAAAGGTCAAGCAACTGTCTTCTTTTAAATAGATGAAACCCGCATTGCAGAGATATCGAGGCAGCTTCAGACGCAGCATGAGAAGTTTTGTCCTTGGTCTGACTTTCCCTGTCCAGGTAAGTGCAACCATTTCATTttagcatgtactgtatatactaaCATAAACAATCAAAAACGTGACCATGTTATTTCAGCTGAATTAAGCCTGAGTTATCCACATGATAGTCATTTTgaatgttgatttgatttcagAGAGGTTCTGGTTGGTTCCAGCCTGTGAACCATCAACACTCCTCGCTGCCTTCTTAGAGCGCTTCCAGAGCGCCTGTCTCCTTGCACAGCAGCTGCCAGCCATGAAGCCAGAGCAGCTGAAATCTATGGTGAGGCAGGACAAACATCTCTGCCATTTTAGAAAGTGACAAATCATTAGGAACATTGAAGAATGAGATCCAGGGGATTATACAGAGGATGGTCagattattgctttttttttttttttacagtattacCATTTTCAGCCATTCACATGTAATCATTGTCCATTGTTTCCTTGCAGTCTTTGACTGAGGATGTCATCAGTGTTGTACTACAGCTTGTcgaggaagaacaaaaaagaaagggaggaacaCCATGTTCTGAACCTTTGGCTGTCCAGGTGGCTGCATgcattgtttctctctgtggctgGGCAGCAAGGTGAGAAGAAGCTGTTATTGAAACTGAGGCAAACTTATATCTGTTTCACCTGTTCACTTGATCAAGATGTCTGAGCCTTGGATTTGTCATATCTCAGCCCAGCCCTGCACGCCATGAACCTACCCATCCTCACCTGCTCCTACTGTATGCGCAAGGTGGGCTTGTGGAACTTCCACCAGATGGAGGGAATGGGGGGTGATGGAGATGTCATACCAAGCAATGTGGGTCAGTCTGCTCCAGCAACAGGTCCTGCCGCAGCAACTTTGCATGAGGGCCAGGGAGACCGCTCTACGACAGCTTCACCCACCCCTGCCACTACTCCATCTCGCATGAAGCTAAGGAGCCAGGACTCCACGCGCTCTGACCTGGTATGTTTGATGCAAATTAAGGTTTACCAGCTAAATAAGCTACGCTTATGTgcacatattcattttaattataaatAGTTCCATGTACAAATGAACTCCTCAAAACATGCCAGGCTGCTTTCTCACCATGTTCTGGTGTATGTTACAGGGTGAGGGAACCTCCTCCCCGGTGGCCTTGCGATCCCGAAGCAGAGACTCGCCAAGCCCCATTGAAGAGCTGCCAAGTCCTTTGACCAGGGGCAAGAGGCCTGCAACTCGCAGCAGAGGACAGGGGGACACCTCTGGGGCTGATGGCCCTGCTAGCCCGCAACACCCTCCCAAACGCTTTTGCCTCTCAGTTGGTGGTCCTGTAAGAACTAACATTACTGATGATTTCATACCTTGGTGTTTGCAGTTTTATTATCGTAGAATTTTATTCACTACCTAAttcaagacaagacaagacattgAAACCTAGGTCCTAGTCCCAGATTAATATGAATAAGTTTTGCATTACTCTTTTTGAATTTTGTCTTACAAACAGCTTTTATAAACCTACTTCCCTGTTATTTCAGGATGAGCTCCTGCACAAGAACGCATTTGACCCTCTCGCTCAGCACAGAGACTGGTGTCCCTGGATCTCTGTGGGAAAGGAGAATATGGATCCAAGGGCCCTCCCATTTTTGGATGGAGGCTCAGTACTTCATCAGCAGGGCTGGAAGGCTGCTCTTGACCTCCTCATGCCCATGAAGAAGAACACTGATATAGCAGGAGGAAGTCCAGCACAGGCAAGTCTAAATTTCTGTTGTGTATATTTCATCACAAACAGTCATCCGACATGAAAAATCCCATTGTATCTTCCCAATGAAAAATGCAATGAACCAAATATATTTCAAGCAAGTGTATTTAGACCTATTTTAAAGCACTGGTCCTAATTTCAGTCTTGTTGGCCTTCTGCTTTGTAtctgtcaaattaatttaaaaaatctggcatttcacttttctctctttccttgcAGAGCCCTCGTGACAAGTCCAAAAGGGTGTTTGCTATATTCCGTCAGTGGCAGATGTCCTGCTCTCCAGCCCAGCAGACTGTTTCCAAACAAACAGCATAGCAACACTGAAGTGACAAACTGACCTGCCTTCTTTTTGCAGTACCGATGACAGCAGTGTCATATCATATCAGTGTATGCCATCCTGTAAAGTCATGTTTACAGTCAAAGTGCTTCTGGAGGGAAAGGATGTGGATTGTCACTTTAGACAAATACATAAGTGTCTTCTCTGTGAATAGTGAATTAAGTGAAGGATGCCTGTCTGGCTTTGAAACACTTGAATTCTGCTACGAGAAAATTGGGACATGCAACTCTTGGAGCCTAAATAGGCCTTGCAACATGTCTGTAGTAGTCATCAAGTAAAAGATCATGTCTCAGAATATAAATTTGCCACCAGGGAGGCACCTACTGTTAATCTTGCATGAAGTCTGCTTTAGTAGTGCTTCATGACATCATTATGGTCTGTATTTCTGTGGAGTACAAGAGACAAGGAATCCCTGATCGTGAGAAAGGGCCAAATGGCTGCACACTGGATAGGTAATGTTTACCTTCATTGTATGTTGAGTCATTTGTGGGAGTGAAACATGAACCTcatattggcaaaaaaaaaactgaggaagTCATTTTTGTGTGTACTGTTTTACTTGGATACGAGATATGTTTGTAACGAATactccttttatttttatttttgaagtggCATTTTTGTTAGTCAATGCTAAAATCCTGATTCTTCCACACAGGTTGAACCATGTGCCATGAACTTTAAACctgttttgaattatattcaGGATACCTGTATTTCCCATTTCCCTCTCCATGACATCTCATTGCTAATGCAGTGATCATTCTTGTGCATGTGCTTTTACCCTGCATTCCATTATAAGTTGGAGTaggaaattgcaactggaatgCCCCTCCCGAGTCGGGGAGAAATCCCAACCCCGACTTCCGAGATCTGAGTTCCGaagtataatggaacgcagcattggCTTCTTAGAAATTCCTAAAAgggtttaataaaaacattcttcTGATGGTGTTTCACTTGAGTGTCATTCCGCTCAcataaagcacaaaacaaaacaataagtaaatctaaatttgaaatgaattaaatataattatatgtaCAAGGAAAATTAATTCAGGTGTGGCAAATATTTTCATTCCCCCTGTTGCATCTCAGACTGTTTTCAGCTCATGTTCACCATTTGCTGTGGCTGAGTTGCAGCCATTTTGAGGCCTGTACTCATCCTAACCTCTGGCTTAGAGGGAGGTTAGTTACTTATCCGATATACGGTGTATTCCTTACCATTTACTGTTTTATGTAAAAGATTATTATGAGTATGTTATTGATGGAGAATTGTGAGGACACAAGAAAAACATCCCCATTATCAAGGCAGATATGAGACAGGTATTAGGCCAAATATACATTTCTGTTGACTTCAGAATATTGTTTTGGTTAGATATAAACTATATTGTGTACATTTCAACCTAGCTTACGTCTGATCTGGCCATTTAATggagaaattacaaaaacaatgaaccaaaaaatatatttcacatgCAA
This region of Scophthalmus maximus strain ysfricsl-2021 chromosome 12, ASM2237912v1, whole genome shotgun sequence genomic DNA includes:
- the zc3hc1 gene encoding nuclear-interacting partner of ALK, which codes for MATLSGSRGDGLGNSSQHKSSFASPEKVRQILSDGVSSTGIGSIAGQGDLKVLEVKSDSTAPCEATNKEAFFSRVESYSCLKWAGKPRKLSPLMCARYGWINVGCDMLKCSSCQAFLCASLQPTLDLEKYETRIAEISRQLQTQHEKFCPWSDFPCPERFWLVPACEPSTLLAAFLERFQSACLLAQQLPAMKPEQLKSMSLTEDVISVVLQLVEEEQKRKGGTPCSEPLAVQVAACIVSLCGWAASPALHAMNLPILTCSYCMRKVGLWNFHQMEGMGGDGDVIPSNVGQSAPATGPAAATLHEGQGDRSTTASPTPATTPSRMKLRSQDSTRSDLGEGTSSPVALRSRSRDSPSPIEELPSPLTRGKRPATRSRGQGDTSGADGPASPQHPPKRFCLSVGGPDELLHKNAFDPLAQHRDWCPWISVGKENMDPRALPFLDGGSVLHQQGWKAALDLLMPMKKNTDIAGGSPAQSPRDKSKRVFAIFRQWQMSCSPAQQTVSKQTA